The Alkalihalobacillus sp. TS-13 genomic interval TGGTGTTTCGACTCGATGATGTGCAAGTTGTGAAATATGGACAAGCCCATCAATCCCACCGATGTCGACGAAAGCACCGAAGTCGGTGAGGCGTTGCACGGTACCTTCCAATACTTGCCCTGCTTCCAGTGATTGAAGCACGTCCTGTTTTTGAGATTCTTCTTGTTCTTCTAATACAGCACGATGAGACAAAATAAGTTTATTATTTTCTTCTTCAAGTTCCACAATCTTGACTTCCAATGTCTTTCCTTTATATGAAGAAAAATCTTCTACAAAGTGTTTTTCAACAAGAGATGCTGGGATGAACCCGCGTACGCCGAGATCGACCACAAGGCCGCCTTTGACGACGTCAGCGATTTCGACCTCTAAGGTCTGGTTTTTTTCTTTCGCTTCTTTCAATTCAGACCATGCCTTTTCCGCAGAAATTGCACGCTTTGAAAGAACGAGCTCTTCTTCTGTTAGTTTGATCACCTTTAGAGTCAATGTATCTCCATCAGATAAGACATCACTAACTTTTTCGACATGCAAGCTTGAAAGCTCACTGATCGGCAAGATTCCATCTATCTTATATCCTGCATCGATCAATGCATGTTTTTCCTCAACCTTTGTAACGGTGCCTTCTACAATATCACCGACATCCAAAGGTTTAATTTCTGAAAGTTCTTGATTCATTTCATCAGTCATTGGCTTTACCTCCTTAAGTGTCTAAACGAAGAGAAAAACATTTATTAGACCCTCCACATATGTGAAAGAGTATGTATAAGGTTCATTTCCCTTTTCTCTAACTTCTTATAAATAGCGGGTTTTGTCAAGTAACTAAACTCCGATATTATTACTTATTCACTTCGTATAATTTCCGGATTTCTTCCATGATTTTTTCTGTTGCTTCTCTAGCTGAAGCCTTTTGTTCTTTCAATTCAGAAAAATCAATCGGTGTTCCATACACGATTTTCACCGGTTTGAACATTTTGAAAGGACCAATGATTGCACAAGGTACGACTTTCGCATCTGTTTTCAAAGCAAAGAAACCTGCTCCCGCAAGCCCATCTGCAATCGATCCGGTCTTGCTCCTTGTTCCTTCAGGAAACAGTCCAACTGCTTTTCCGCTGCGCAATATTTCCAACCCTTTTCTTAATGCTTGTTTATCACTCATACCCCTTCGGACAGGGAAAGCATGGATTTTCGGAAGGATACCTTTCAATACTGGCATTTTAAAAAGCTCAGCTTTTGCCATGAAGTGGACTGTACGGCCGGATGAACAACCGACCAGAGGAGGGTCTAGATAACTGATGTGGTTCGAACAAATCAGGACTCCATCCTCTTTAGGAACATTTTCAAGGCCGATCACTTGCAATTTATATCCAGCTGCGAAAACTCCATTAAAAAAATTACGCCCTATATTATAGAGATTCACCGGCCATCAAACCCTTTCTCTTTCTCGGACGATCTGAAGGATCGCTTTCACGACCTCGTCAATCGACATCATCGTCGTATCAAGTTCAATTGCATCTTCCGCTTTCATCAATGGGGATGCTTCCCGTTCAGAGTCCAATTCATCGCGTTGTTCGATTTCCCGCTTAATTTGCTCTAAATCAGAGGGAATCCCTTTTGATATGTTTTCTTCATGTCTTCTTTTCGCTCGTTCGTCAACGGAAGCGATTAGAAAAATTTTTACCTGTGCATCCGGAATGACATGAGTTCCGATATCACGTCCATCCATGACAACTGAATGTTCTTGACTCAATTCTTGTTGACGTTTCACCATCTCTACGCGTACGGCAGGATGTTTCGCAACTTCAGAAACGTTGTTCGTCACTTCAGACGTTCTGATCTCTTCTGTCACATCTTCTCCATCCAGAACGACGTACTGTTTATCTGACTTTTTTTGCAGATCGATTTTTGTGTTCCCTAAAACATTTTTCAGAGCAATTTCGTCCCTGACATCGATGCCGTTTCGAAGTGCTTTCAAAGTTATGGATCGATACATTGCACCTGTATCAATATAAACAAACGACAAAATGTCTGCCACTCTTTTGGCGACAGTACTTTTCCCTGCCCCAGCAGGTCCATCAATTGCAATTCTCATCAAGTTACTCATAGTTCCTCCTGCTTCTGTCAACACATCTGTTTTTCTTAACAATTCGAGGCTATCATGCATTTTTCTACCCAACTCATAGAGAAACTTGGCGCTTTTGAGGAAACCTGAAGGCTCCAAGTGCCAAGTTCAACGGTGACATTATCCCTCAAATTCATTGATACCGGGTCAATTTTCAACCCTTTCATCATACCATAGGAAATTTGAACGGTCTATCGTTTCAACTGTCTCACCAGTACTTCCATTCGTAATACCTTCATATTCATACAATTGATTGAAATAGGCACCAATGTCCCAATTGAATATGAGATATTGGGCGACAAAGAGAAAAATGATCTGACACACAATCAATTTGATCAAAATACGTTCCAGCAATCTCATAATTGAATCGCATCCTCATAATGGTCTTTTCTCTATCGTTACCAAAACAAGGCTGCTGTTATACGGATAAATAATAATGGTGAATTTCGATCTATCCTTTATTCGCTGTGGGGTCTCGCCTGGCTCGTTTTTCTCGCTGGAGTATCACAAATATTGCTTCAACCAAACTCAAACTAAATATCAACATCATTATTTAACAAGCCAATCGTTTAAAGCACCTAATCATAATAACCCTTTCTTCTTGAACATCAGTTGTTCTTCAAAACAGAACCGCAGCATATGTTGTTTGTCCCTCTCTGTGATTTTCATGAACTGCAAAGGAGCTTTATCCCTTTTGCCGTTCTCACCCTTAATGATGCGGATGACTTTCGCCTTTTGCTTCACATACCTGTGCTGATCTTTTAAAGGCAATACCATCCAGCACTTTAATTCCATGCCTTCCTTCAGTCTGTGTTGCTCAGGCAAAATAATAGCACATCCACCAGCGCTTACATCTGAAGTGATCGCTGTAAATGGTTGGAACTGATAATCTGTAGGATGAATGGCAATATCAATCGCTGTATCGACACGAACAAATTCACGCCTTTGAATTTTTTCCAAATTCTTTTCTCCAGGAAATGTTAAAATCAGTAAAGGTATATGTTCTTTTTTCCGATCGGTCATTTCAGTGTGGAACTTATATGTTATTTTATCTTTTGTCGTGAAATGTGCATAGAACTTTGTCCCTGTCATGAAAAATTCCGATTTATTTGTCCGGAGATTGGATGGATATGTAACAAGCAGATGATCTTCTCTTATATCTTCAACCTTACATTGAAACTTTTGTGCTTCTTGTCCGGGTTTCCGGATATCAAGAAAAAGGGTTTCACCAATTTTGATCATGAAAAATCCCCCTCACCCTTTTATTTGGCTCAGTGATACTATAGTGTCGTTTTGAGATTTCAATGGATCTGGAAACACTACAACGTATCATATAAGAGCCTTTTCATTTAGGTCAATTATCTCATTTTAACAAGAAAAGGAAAAGCAAAATTTGCTTTTCCTTGTTCTTATTTCATTAGAGGTGAGGACAAATTGGCAATAGGAAGTCATTCGATTTAGTGGCTTCATTCAGGAAAGAAAATATATAAACGCAACTAAGCCTCTGCCTCCACCTTGTCAAGGCTTGCCAATCAGCAAATTTCCTTTACCTACATACTGTTGACCGGTGTATTAGGATCATCCAGTTTTTTTACTTTTTCTTCCATTCCCGTGCTGGCATTAATGAAGATTCGGAAAGTCTCATTGCCCATTGTTGCTAAGAACTCATAGCAATGAACCTCTTCACCAAGATCATTGGTGATGATTCCCTGGTGAGTTTCCATGATTTTAAGCTTCGGATTCAACTTACCTTGTGCTTCTTTTTGGGAAATAGCAGGAGAAGTAATTTTCCGATCTTTTTCACCAATCAGATAGTTCATTCCTTCATAGCCAATGATATCCCCGTTATCTAGGGCTACTTTGATCGTTACTGTTTGGGGATAGATCCGTACATCGTCCTGCATTTTCACATAGGTGTAGATTCCGATGTTTTCATATTGGTTACTTGTGGTCATCTCCATCTTATCCATTGCATGCTTGTTCAAGAACTCTCTTGCTTTTTCACTTCCCTGATATAGGCTGATCTTAGCCTTTTGAACGTTTCGATCTTCTAGTATCCAAGTAGGGTGACCACCTTTTTTGGTCATTTCCATATAGATATTGGAATCACTTTTCGGCTCGTTGACAGAGATCCGGTATGCCTCATATGGTGATCCTTTTCCGTTTTCCTCGACAGTCACTTTACTGTTCTTATCCAGCTTCAGGAATTTGATAGCAAGATTCTTAGCTTCTTCTTTCGTGATTTGCTTTCCACTCAGGGCCTTATATTTATTATCCTCAAATTCGCTGATCTTCGTCATCTCCGGACCCCAGTTCACTTCTGAATATCCTTCGACAGATTTATCGACTGTTTTCAGCCCGTTGATGACGGTATTGTCATTCGGGTCATTTTCTGTTGCAAGTGCCAATTCGACATCCATCCATCTTAGATTTTCTTTCATGACAGTTGCTTGCACATCTCTTAATTCATTTTTGATTTCTGTAGCGTTCTTATGCAAACTTTGAAGTGTTGCATACTCTTCATCAGAAAGGGGTTTCTTCTCCAAATCCCTGATTGCGATCCGATAACTGAACTCACCGATCTTCGTCAGGAATTCTTCCGTTTTATTAAATGGAAGCAGCGCTAACGGAAGTTGGCCTACATCGTTATGGGCCTCCGAAGTCAAACGCCAAACCTCTGCAAGTGAAGGAGAGATCTGTTGTCGTGAATTCATAGCTAACGTGGTTCCGATTTTTTCTTCTAACGCATCGAAATGGAAATTCAAATCATGGAAAGCTCGTTGGTAGTTGTTTTCAGCGTTGATAAGGATCGCATTTTTTTCTTGATGTTCCTTGTATCCCCAAAACCCTGTACCAATTACGGCAATTGCCAATATCGTTATTAAAATTGTTCTGATCATGTCTCTTCACCTCCATTATTTAGCAAAGATATGTTTTCCGATTTGGGTAACTTGTGAACGTGTCCATATCCAACCGGATGTTGCAGTATCAGGGTTGAAATAATAAATACATCCGTCCGAAGGATCCCATCCATTGATTGCGTCATGAACAGCTTTTTTGGCTTGTTCATTTGGTGTAAGCCAAATCTGCCCATCTGCTACCGCAGTGAACGCTCGCGGTTCAAATATGACGCCTGAAATGGTATTTGGAAAAGAGGTGCTTTCAATTCGGTTGAGAATGACTGCTGCAACAGCGACCTGCCCAACATAAGGCTCACCACGGGCTTCGCCATAGACTGCATTCGCCATCAATTGAATATCATTTTCCGAATAACCGCTCGGTACATTTTTCCCTTGTTGCGGCTTTTGTTGTTTAGGTTGTGCTTTTCCTTCCTGACCTGATGGTTTCTTAGCAGGAGCTTTCCCCTTCTGTGTCTGTTTTTCTAGAGGTGTACCACCATAATGTGTGAACTTCTTCCCTTTTTGAATGTTCCTTTTCACAAATCCTTCATGGTACTCTGAAGCATTCGCGAGTTTCAATTTTGACGTTGGACCGGCAAGTCCATCCACTTTCAACCCAAACTCATACTGGAAGTTTCGAAGTGCCCAGTATGTACCCCAACCAAATACCCCATCAATCTTCCCGTTATAAAACCCTAAATATTGCAATCTCGATTGAAGTTCAATTACATCTTCACCCGTTGCGCCTTGCTGGATCACTTGAGCAGTGAACGCGTCTGTTTTATCAATATGCACAGCGCTCAACAACGGAATGACTAATAGTATCAATGATAAGCATACTTTTACGAACAAATTTCCACTTTTCATCATTACAGCCTCCTGTTGCATCCTGTATAACTTTTCAATGTTCGTAGTTTCTGTCATTCAAGTGATTTTATACAAAGAGAAAAATTAATAGAAAAAACCTGATCATCCAAGTGGACGACCAGGCATATCTGAAAATAGAAATCAATTTATTGCTCCATGATTTTGTTGTTCATAATTTTCCTGTGAAACACCTTGTGCATACTTGATTTTTCTCAAACCTAACCACCATAAAAAGATCATGAAAGGAAGCATGAAGATCATCCATTTTTGCATCAGGGATAAAATGATATAGTCATAAAAACCATGAAAGAATATCGGTACTACTAATGACGCTAATATGAACAATTGTTTTATACGCTTGTTGTCAGAGGATTTACCACGCGAAAGATAATATCCCATGATCACCCCGAACAACGCATGGCTTGGAACGGGTAACAATGCTCTCATTAACGCGGTTTCAACACCATTGGTAAACAAATAGAGAACATTTTCAGCGGTTGCGAATCCTAATGAAAGTGACACACCATAAATGATCCCATCATATGGCTCATTGAATTCAATATGTTGGTATGCTGTGAAATAAAGCAAGAACCATTTGAAAAACTCCTCAAGGAAGCCCGAAACGATGAAAGCATCAGCCCACTCAGCAACAGGCATCTCTTCATAAATACCGAACTGCAAAACCATTACAGGAAAAACAAGAAGAATCCCAATTATGAAGGTTCGTAACACCATTAAAATTGGCTCAGGTTTATATTTTTCTTTCAAATAGAAAAATGACAGCAAGGCGAGGCCTGGAGCGATCCCTGCCGATATGACCGTAAACATTTACATCGTCTCGTTTCCATCCATTTTTTACTATCGTATCATGAACAACGATCTTTTTGTTAGGCTGT includes:
- the prsW gene encoding glutamic-type intramembrane protease PrsW; amino-acid sequence: MFTVISAGIAPGLALLSFFYLKEKYKPEPILMVLRTFIIGILLVFPVMVLQFGIYEEMPVAEWADAFIVSGFLEEFFKWFLLYFTAYQHIEFNEPYDGIIYGVSLSLGFATAENVLYLFTNGVETALMRALLPVPSHALFGVIMGYYLSRGKSSDNKRIKQLFILASLVVPIFFHGFYDYIILSLMQKWMIFMLPFMIFLWWLGLRKIKYAQGVSQENYEQQNHGAIN
- the rpsA gene encoding 30S ribosomal protein S1, with protein sequence MTDEMNQELSEIKPLDVGDIVEGTVTKVEEKHALIDAGYKIDGILPISELSSLHVEKVSDVLSDGDTLTLKVIKLTEEELVLSKRAISAEKAWSELKEAKEKNQTLEVEIADVVKGGLVVDLGVRGFIPASLVEKHFVEDFSSYKGKTLEVKIVELEEENNKLILSHRAVLEEQEESQKQDVLQSLEAGQVLEGTVQRLTDFGAFVDIGGIDGLVHISQLAHHRVETPSEVVNEGATVKVKVLSVDRDNERISLSIKETLPGPWDNVRDVLEKGQVVEGTVKRLVSFGAFVEVAPGVEGLVHISEIANKHIGTPSEVLDQGDKVKVKVLDINPDEKRVSLSIRATLEEENRPSKIDPEYNKETDGNTGFSLGDMIGDQLKKYK
- a CDS encoding 1-acyl-sn-glycerol-3-phosphate acyltransferase, whose protein sequence is MNLYNIGRNFFNGVFAAGYKLQVIGLENVPKEDGVLICSNHISYLDPPLVGCSSGRTVHFMAKAELFKMPVLKGILPKIHAFPVRRGMSDKQALRKGLEILRSGKAVGLFPEGTRSKTGSIADGLAGAGFFALKTDAKVVPCAIIGPFKMFKPVKIVYGTPIDFSELKEQKASAREATEKIMEEIRKLYEVNK
- the sleB gene encoding spore cortex-lytic enzyme, producing MKSGNLFVKVCLSLILLVIPLLSAVHIDKTDAFTAQVIQQGATGEDVIELQSRLQYLGFYNGKIDGVFGWGTYWALRNFQYEFGLKVDGLAGPTSKLKLANASEYHEGFVKRNIQKGKKFTHYGGTPLEKQTQKGKAPAKKPSGQEGKAQPKQQKPQQGKNVPSGYSENDIQLMANAVYGEARGEPYVGQVAVAAVILNRIESTSFPNTISGVIFEPRAFTAVADGQIWLTPNEQAKKAVHDAINGWDPSDGCIYYFNPDTATSGWIWTRSQVTQIGKHIFAK
- a CDS encoding flagellar brake protein, translated to MIKIGETLFLDIRKPGQEAQKFQCKVEDIREDHLLVTYPSNLRTNKSEFFMTGTKFYAHFTTKDKITYKFHTEMTDRKKEHIPLLILTFPGEKNLEKIQRREFVRVDTAIDIAIHPTDYQFQPFTAITSDVSAGGCAIILPEQHRLKEGMELKCWMVLPLKDQHRYVKQKAKVIRIIKGENGKRDKAPLQFMKITERDKQHMLRFCFEEQLMFKKKGLL
- the ypeB gene encoding germination protein YpeB — protein: MIRTILITILAIAVIGTGFWGYKEHQEKNAILINAENNYQRAFHDLNFHFDALEEKIGTTLAMNSRQQISPSLAEVWRLTSEAHNDVGQLPLALLPFNKTEEFLTKIGEFSYRIAIRDLEKKPLSDEEYATLQSLHKNATEIKNELRDVQATVMKENLRWMDVELALATENDPNDNTVINGLKTVDKSVEGYSEVNWGPEMTKISEFEDNKYKALSGKQITKEEAKNLAIKFLKLDKNSKVTVEENGKGSPYEAYRISVNEPKSDSNIYMEMTKKGGHPTWILEDRNVQKAKISLYQGSEKAREFLNKHAMDKMEMTTSNQYENIGIYTYVKMQDDVRIYPQTVTIKVALDNGDIIGYEGMNYLIGEKDRKITSPAISQKEAQGKLNPKLKIMETHQGIITNDLGEEVHCYEFLATMGNETFRIFINASTGMEEKVKKLDDPNTPVNSM
- the cmk gene encoding (d)CMP kinase, whose protein sequence is MSNLMRIAIDGPAGAGKSTVAKRVADILSFVYIDTGAMYRSITLKALRNGIDVRDEIALKNVLGNTKIDLQKKSDKQYVVLDGEDVTEEIRTSEVTNNVSEVAKHPAVRVEMVKRQQELSQEHSVVMDGRDIGTHVIPDAQVKIFLIASVDERAKRRHEENISKGIPSDLEQIKREIEQRDELDSEREASPLMKAEDAIELDTTMMSIDEVVKAILQIVRERERV
- a CDS encoding DUF5359 family protein, whose translation is MRLLERILIKLIVCQIIFLFVAQYLIFNWDIGAYFNQLYEYEGITNGSTGETVETIDRSNFLWYDERVEN